The window GTTCTGATGGGAGTCTTGCATTTCATGTCAACCTCGAGAAATCTAGTTCTATTGCTGTCTATGAACATTTCTCTTCTAGGCTTTCAGAGGTTGGATCCAATAAGGTACATTCTATTGTGTGCTCCCTGACAATACTTATTTTAGGCTAGATTGTTTTTCAAAGCGATTAGCTCCTAAAGTGGTGATATATTGTTTGTTTAATGCACAGGAGGGTGATGCTGTCAGCTTGCTAAACTATACTTTTCAAGATCAAGTTAAAAATGTTCTGAAATATATTGAGGATGGAGATCTTTGCAGGTGGAGTTTGCCTGATATTACAGCCTTTGGGATTGGAATCAGCCAGTGGCGTTCAAAACTAAACTGCATCACTAATCCACATATGTATGAACAGGTTCGCAGTTAATTCTCTTTCTGGAGTGAAACGTGCAACAACTAAGAGATACAAATTTGCTTAAACAGCTGTAAATCTTTGCGATTAAAGTTCGCCTGTGGATAATACCTTCCGGTTAAACTTAGATGTATGTCTCTTTTCCCTTGCAAAATGATATCAAGGAGGTAATCAATTTTTCATGGCTGTACTCCCAGAGCCATATTTGATGAGGGTTGCATACATTTCGCTTTTCCAAAGGGCCTTTTTCAAAGCAATATGTGCAATGCAGTAGTCTCTTTTGGTATAATAAGCTTTccacttttccttttcttttaccgGAGATAGTAAAGTACGCATTTGATGCTATGTAGATTTTCTGTTTTATTGCACAGATAGAGAATGAACTAGATAAATTCATGTTGCATTCCTGTTCCCATAATATGTCTTTCCTCAGTAAAGTATAAcagtaataattttattttacttcctaaaACAGCTAATGGGGATTACCACTGGCGATTTGATTGCTAATGGTAACTCCCATATTTCAAAGAGACTGGCTGCTGCACAGAAGTTGCTGGATAAGTTTTTCAAAATTCGGCTGGGGAGAGGACTTTATGGTGAATGCTTGGTAAAGAATAATTCTTTATGACGTTTTCTTTATGTTGGCAAAATCCATAACAATCAATATACTATGAAGTCCATGAGAGCACAGCTGAATGTATGTCAGGGTTTAGAATACTTTGTTTCAGCTCTTCATAACATGTTGTACAGTTGTCTGCTTGACTTGTTTCAATCTTCTATAGGTGTTCCATATTCCAGGTTATTCATGCTTAGCAATATTACATCTATTTCGTTTATAATTGTAATTTTTGTTTCCCTTTCTCTAGATGACTAAGTTGAGTATCTAAATTCTGTTTTATCTTTTAGGGGATTAGAGCTGATGGAAATTCAGACTTAAGTGATGAAATTGGCAAGGAACTGAGCAAGAAAAGTGCCTTAGCTGGACTCAGGTTTCTATGtttatttatctttttcttttctttaacgTGGTGCATGGGCAGCGAGACCTTTTAACTTTGTTTTCCAACCAGAAAGATCTCAAGTTCAGTCAAAAGTTAAAAGCTTCTGATCCACATTCATGACTATTTATTTGAAGAGAGCATATCTGAGGTTATTTGATGCTTTTACCTCAATTTGTACATAGAACAGCTGCATTTACTTTAAATCTAAGTATACACCAGGCCTATAGGAGCAGTCATATACCTTCAGCGGAAGAATCTCAAGATGTGCCTGAGGACTGTAGATGCTGCTACTGATACTTCAGAGGTTGCCAAGGTGTGCATCATGATTCACTTCTCTTCATCTTGAAAATATTCCTCACCACTAAGCGAGACAGCGACTCCTTATACTAACTGTGAAAATTATTCTACCAGCTATGCTCTTCCCGGCCACCCTCCCACATACAAACACAGTCTCGTACTCTTTACCTTTCATACCCACAAATGATTTGCTTCTTTAACATGCAGGCATATGGTGGAGGTGGTTCTCCTAGTTCCAGCTCATTTATAATTCGGATGGATGAGTATAACCAGTGGCTCGCAGTGCATTCATCTTGAGTGGGGTACAATATGAATTCCCATCCTCTTCATAGTTAAGATTCTATGAATAATCTTGGTATCAGTTGGCATTCCTTTTAAATGTTTATTTGAGATAGATGCACTCTCAGTGTAATCATTTTGCTTAGGCTTTTCCATACCTGTTGAAATCATGGaattatcaaagaaataaaaatagTGTTGTCTTCATCTCACACTTAAAAGGATTTCCATTCTTACCTATTAGTGCTGTATCATCCTGCCCTTTAATGGTTGGAATGAGCTGCCAAATAATGTTTGGTAGCACAGGGCTGTCTATATGCATCTGGTAGTTGTTCCTCTACTTTAGACTAATGGATTCATAATTGCTTTCAGTAAAACCTTGTTAGTGAATTTTGAGTTGCTTGTGGTAGCTCCCTCACATGAAAGTATTACCGTGTAGTGTTCCTCtttcaacttcaaactgatgGGTGTGTAATGGCTTTCAGACTCAGAGAGTATCTTGCGGATCGCAAGTGTGTGAATTTCttttctataaccaaaagtggaGAAGCCATAGGGGGAACCATTTAATTTCTTCCATGGCAAATGCGACTGCAGTTGAATATATTAGAAGAGTG of the Nicotiana tabacum cultivar K326 chromosome 7, ASM71507v2, whole genome shotgun sequence genome contains:
- the LOC107780419 gene encoding uncharacterized protein LOC107780419 isoform X2 → MALSICRYRSYGFASPLIRCFRSQAAFKALAKASEDKIPNLILYNYPSFSGAFAALFAHLYHSRLNLPYLVLPFSSVEPFRVEDLCIDGLQNCYFLDFVGPKGFAVELARRTSCQIVGFDHRKSALLELPLNQSSDGSLAFHVNLEKSSSIAVYEHFSSRLSEVGSNKEGDAVSLLNYTFQDQVKNVLKYIEDGDLCRWSLPDITAFGIGISQWRSKLNCITNPHMYEQGIRADGNSDLSDEIGKELSKKSALAGLRPIGAVIYLQRKNLKMCLRTVDAATDTSEVAKAYGGGGSPSSSSFIIRMDEYNQWLAVHSS
- the LOC107780419 gene encoding uncharacterized protein LOC107780419 isoform X1; protein product: MALSICRYRSYGFASPLIRCFRSQAAFKALAKASEDKIPNLILYNYPSFSGAFAALFAHLYHSRLNLPYLVLPFSSVEPFRVEDLCIDGLQNCYFLDFVGPKGFAVELARRTSCQIVGFDHRKSALLELPLNQSSDGSLAFHVNLEKSSSIAVYEHFSSRLSEVGSNKEGDAVSLLNYTFQDQVKNVLKYIEDGDLCRWSLPDITAFGIGISQWRSKLNCITNPHMYEQLMGITTGDLIANGNSHISKRLAAAQKLLDKFFKIRLGRGLYGECLGIRADGNSDLSDEIGKELSKKSALAGLRPIGAVIYLQRKNLKMCLRTVDAATDTSEVAKAYGGGGSPSSSSFIIRMDEYNQWLAVHSS